A segment of the Bacillus pseudomycoides genome:
CTGAAACATGCGTAGGGCGTATTCGTTATATCGGAGTTATGTTATATGACGCTGACAAAGTAAAAGAAGCTGCTTCTGTCGAAGACGAAAAAGATTTATATGAATCTCAGCTTACGGTCTTCTTAGATCCAAATGATCCAAAAGTAGCGGCTGAAGCTAAAAAACAAGGCATTCCTGAAGAATGGATTAAGGCGGCTCAAGAGTCACCTATTTATAAAATGATTATTGATTGGAAAATCGCCCTTCCTCTTCATCCAGAGTACCGGACAATGCCAATGGTTTGGTATATCCCACCGCTCAGTCCAATTATGAATATGGTGGAAGGAAAAGGAAGCAACTGGCAAACAGAGGAAATTTTCCCTGCTATTGATAATATGCGCATTCCAATTCAATATTTAGCGAATTTACTGACAGCGGGCGATGAATCACATATTCGTCTTACATTGAAAAAAATGGCTGTTATGCGAACTCATATGAGAGCACTGCAAATTAATAAAGAACCAGATGAAGCTGTATTAAAAGAACTCGGTTTAACGAAAGAAGATGTAGAAGATATGTATCGCCTTCTTGCAATTGCAAAATATAAAGACCGTTTCGTTATCCCTACATCTCACCGTGAACAAGTTGCAGATTTATACAGTGAACAAGGAAGCTGCGGCCTTTCCTTCGCAGGCGGCCCAGGTTCTTGTATGACACTCTCTTAAACTAAGGAGGTAATAGCTATGAAACAAGGTTTACAAACTGCTTTTTCTTGTGCTTCCTTCCTTCTCTCCTATCCTGAAACAGGATGGAGAGAAGCTTTACCAGAACTACAAGAAACAATCGATACGATTACGCATGAAGAAATTCACACGTTGCTTACAGCTTTCATCAAACAAGCTCAAGAAAAAACAAACGATCAACTCATTGATTCTTACGTATATACATTCGACTTTGGAAAGAAAACAAATATGTATCTCACTTACATGAACACAGGTGAACAAAGAGAGCGTGGAATTGAATTATTAGAGCTAAAACAACACTATCAAAAAGCTGGCTTTGCGGTAACAGATAAAGAACTACCTGATTATCTACCGCTTCTACTTGAGTTTCTCGCAAACGCAAATGAAGAAGATAGCGAACCAATTATGAGTAAATACACGAAAGATATACAAGCATTGCACGGACAGTTAAAAGAAGCAAATTGTATGTACGAACCAATTCTTGCTGCCATTCTCCGCGCCATCGATGTCTGGGGAGTACAAGCGAATTAGAAAGGAGTGTCGTCAAAATGATGGATCAATTTTTATGGGTGCTGTTCCCCTATATCATTTTCGCAATCTTTATCGGTGGACACATTTTCAGATACAACTATGATCAATTTGGCTGGACATCAAAATCTAGCGAACTATTAGAGAAGAAAATGCTCCGAATCGGAAGTTTACTCTTTCACTTTGGCATTATGTTCGTAATCGGTGGACACATCATGGGAATATTAATACCAGAATCTGTATATACCTCTTTCGGTATTTCTGAGCATATGTATCATATGGTCGCTATCAGCTTCGGTCTTCCTGCAGGAATTGCTTCAATTGTTGGTTTAGTGATTTTAATGTATCGTCGCTTTACAGTAAAACGCATTATCGCAACAAGTACAAAAGGGGATTATGTCGCCCTCGTCCTCTTGTTCATTGTAATGTTAGCAGGTCTATCCTCTACATTTTTCAATATTGATGCAAAAGGATTTGATTATCGAACAACAATTGGCCCATGGTTCCGCAGCCTCTTTGTTTTCCAGCCGAAAGCAGAATATATGGCAGAAGTACCTATTTGGTTTAAAATCCATATCATTGCAGCGATGGGGCTCTTTGCAACATGGCCATTTACAAGACTTGTACATGTCTTTAGCGTTCCAGTGAAATATTTACGACGCAGTTATGTTATTTATCGAAAAAGACAACCTATTGAATCTGAAAAAGCAAAAATCCAATAAAAAATAGCACCTATCCTATAAAAATAAGATAGGTGCTATTTTATTTTTATGTTAATCTTCCATATTCATTTTACTATTTATTCGGATTCTAAGCACCATTACTTTCGAAATAGTACTTTACTCCTTTAATGAGTTGCCAGCCTGTTTGCATTGCCCCACTTCCGTTGAAGTAGTACCATTTTCCATCAATTGCTTGCCAACCTGCTTGCATTGCTCCGCTTCCGTTGAAGTAGTACCTTGTCTGCTTCGTCTACATTTCATATTATAAAGTGCTGATTTTCACCAAAAATTTTGCTGTTTTTATCATTTTTTAACATAAAAGACTCCACTTTTTGCCTAACATTAGAACAAATTTGCGCAATATATAAGAATCGTTGCGAGTATCCTCCCATGTTGTTGTCGTTGCTTCCCTCCCTGTTTCCCTTGTAAATGAAGCAGACGAAAACGGATGATATGTTATAAGTATGTGAAAAACCCCCCGCTTTTGGCAGGAGGTTTTTCTATAAACCAGGCGCCGAATCAAAATTATCCGTATTCGGTGCAGCCTGTAAGATGCCAGTTGCGCTTATACCGGAATCTGTATTTCCACTTGTTCCTGCAGGTGCTCCTTTCGTATACGTTGTAGTTATTGTATCCCCTGGCTGTAAACAAACCTTTGTTGTTGTTCCAATTACTGTCACAACATCAATACAAGTTGGCCCAGATGCTCCACTATACGTCTTTGATGCACTAAATGAAGTATCCCTTAAATTATCTCCCGTAAATAGATTTCCATAGTTATTAACAATTATAAATTCTTTAATATTTGCCGGCATTACCAGTCAACCTTTCTTTTACGAACCTAATGTTAATTCACTTGTTTCTAACGGAGGAATAAATACAGTCCTCCTCGTCACTGCTGCTGGCATGCGCTTCCCATTTAAAAAGGTGGCAACGCTCGAACCCCCAGAACCAGCATATATTTTCGCTACAGCAAATGACTCGATACTACAACAATCGCCTACATTTACCGCTCCTCGATTATTTATAATTTTAATCTTCCGAAGAAATGCACTCATAAGTAACCTCCCTTCTAAGAAAATGATTCTTTTGTACACTGTATGCAAAAGAAAAAAACTTGAAACAAACACGTTTCAAGTTTTAAGAACGAACTATTGAATTTCACCTTCATATTGCAGCATACCGCCAACCATATTTACCGTTTTAAACCCTTGCTCATTTAAATAGTGACATACATTTTCACTACGCATTCCTGATCTACAAATAAAGATATATTCATTTTCTTTATCAAAGAAGTCGACTTTATTTGGGATATCACCCATTTTAATATGTACAGCTTCTGGAATTTTCCCTTGTGCTACTTCCTCATCTTCACGCACATCTACTAAAAATAATGTTTCTCCATTTTCTAAACGCTCTTGCACTTCTTCTGTTGTAATTGTTTTTACTTCCGTCATATGTTGTTCCTCCTTATATAATTAAGCCTTAAGTAGTACAGTTTTCTCTACTCATCTATTCATCACCAATTTTAGCATGCAAAAGTACGAACGCAAAGAATGGCAGCTTTTCATAGTCTTATTCTTTTTCAACCCTTTTGTAAATCTATCCCTTTACAAATACAACACTTACATTGTATTCTCAATATACTTGTTTTACGAAAGGAATCGATCGAAATGACACTTTTTCTATTCGTTATAGGTATCATTTTTTTAATTCTTGCTATCATTTCACTCGGTATATTTAACAAAAGAAAAACTTCACAATCCTCTCAAGAACGATCATTCATTTATTTATTACTTAGTATAGCTTGTCTTGGAATATGCATTGCTACATACATCTTCCGTTTAAAAATCTTCTAAAAAAGGTGCTTGCTTAACAGCTCGCACCTTTTTTCATACATTGTTATCTATTCATATCGATTTTCCATATATAAATTGCTTCTATCCATCGCCAGATCCTCTCTTCGAGCTAAAAAAGAGAGGTTTTATATGCATTTTCAAATTACAGAAACTCTTCTCTTTAAAAACTCATCCACTTTCTTTTCAAATAAATGAACATCTAATACACCGGCCATATGACCATTTATACTTTCAATCTCATAAATTTCCGCGGATTTCCCTTGTTTCTGAAGCATCTCTACCATTTTATAATTGTAGCGAGAAGGTTGCAGTAAATCTTGCTTACAGGGAATCATAAGTACATCTGCCTCTATTTGAGAAATTGCTTCTTCTAAAGAAGAAAAACCGCGTGCGATATCATGTAATAGTGTCGCTTTCGCTGTATACATCCACGAATTCGCATCAACAAATGCGATGTTTTGAAGTGTTAATGCATCTATATTTTCTTCAAATGATGTCAGTGCTGAGAAATTCTCATAATCTGCTGTTTCTATACTATTACGTGGAAATGTCGTTTCATAATAATGAGCATCAAATGCATTTATAAACATCATCTTGCCAGCCAAATGTAATCCTTTTGTCGGTTGTTCCTCTCCATAATTTCCACCCTTCCACTTCGGATCTAACTGAATAGATTCAATTGCATTTTGGAGAACGTTAACTGATGTTACAATCGGGTTTTGCGGATTCGTAATTACACCAATCATCCGCTCTACCATATCCGGATAATGAACAGCCCATTGCTGTGCAATCATTCCACCAGCTGATGGCCCCATTACCGCATGCAACTTTGTAATACCCATATCCTTCACTAATTCCTTTTGTGCACGAGCTACATCTAAAAAGGTAAACACGGGAAAACTCATCCCATATTCCAATCCCGTTACTGGGTTGATTGATTTTGGTCCTGTTGTAATCACATAAGGATTTTTCACCTGCACATTACAAATGTTATCGGTACATATTACAAAATAGTGGTCTGTATCAATTGCTTTCCCCGGTCCAATCAGTCCGTCCCACCAACCAGGAATGAGATCTTGTTCCATATATTTTCCTGCCGCATGGCTCGTTGCACTAAAGTAATGACAGACTAAAATCGCATTTGATTTTTCCTGATTTAATTTACCGTATGTCTCATATCCAAGCTGAACCGGAATCTTTATGCCATTTTCAAATGTGAACTCTTTTAAATGAAAGCTTTCTTTTTTTACATACAGCACTTTTCCACCTCCTTCATTGCATTACTTCTAGCACGTTCGCTCATGTATTCTTTTTAATACTATAAAAAGAAAAACTTCCTCTCAAAGGGATTTAGATATATAGCATAAAATTCCTTCTTTTTTCCTTCCTTAAATAAATGCATAATATGCAAAAATCCCCACAAACTAACATTATCTAACATCATCAAAGAGGGAATTCATATGATATGGAAATGGTTACGTAAGAAAAAGAAAAAAAGCGCTACCGCTTTAAATGAGACAACCCCAGATCAACAAAACCAAACTAAACATCAGGAAGAAAATAAAAATCAAGGGTATCAAACGACTAAGCAAGAGAAAGCACACCAACAGCTAGTCCAGATTAAGAAACAAGATAAGGAAAAACAGCATCAAACCGATAACCAAAACAAACAAAAACACGTCCAAACTACTAACCAAGACGAACAAAAACAAAAAAATGAAAATGATAAGACACAAACAGGCAATCAAAATAGCATTTATGATTTCAGTAAACCTGAGAAAGAAAAGATTCACTCTCTTCAAGATTTATTAGAAAACCTAAAAGCATCTAGTGATTTTGTAAGTTATCATACGTCAGATGATGAAACAATGCCGTACTGGATTTCTTATTATCGGCCATCGCTTGATGGTGAAAAATTACAAAAATATTTAATGCCAGCTTTATTAGAGCGTACATACTCTACATTAGAAGAATTAAAAGAGCATATTCCAATGAGCGGGATTACGATTACAAACGACCTTCAAAAAATTGAAGATATGGTTTTAAAAGGTCATGCTATCGTACAGTTACATAAACAAGATCAAAAATGTATCTTAGCAAATATCACAATTGATAATTATCGGGCACCATCTATTCCATTAAATGAATCTACAGTTATTGGTCCACAAGAGGGATTTGTAGAGGATATTGATACCAATATTAACTTAGTACGTAAACGCCTTCCGGTGTTAGCACTACAAACAAAAGAAGTTATCATTGGGACATTCTCTAAAACAAAAGTTGTCATCATGTATTTAGAGAACCTTGCTGAAAAAGACAGTGTTGATTATTTAGAAGAATCACTTCGTACAATTGAATACGATCAAATCAACGACAGCTCTTATATTCAAGAATTAATGGGAGAAAGATCAATCTTCCCACTATATATTAATACAGAACGTACAGACCGAGTAACGACCGCATTAATTGATGGGAAAATCGCTATTTTTGTAGATGGTTCACCGAGCGTCTTACTCACTCCTGTTTCATACTTTGATTTTTTTGTTTCACCAGAGGATTACAACGTATCTTGGCTTTACGCTACGTTTTCAAGACTTTTACGACTCATTGCTGTTCTGTTTTCCATCTGCGCAGCACCATTATATGTTGCCATTTTAAGTTATCATTACGAATTAATTCCAAGCGATTTACTCGAAACATTAATTTTATCAAGAGCTCAAGTTCCTTTCCCACCCTTAATAGAAGCACTCTTTCTAGAACTGGTTATTGATTTACTTAGAGAGGCCGGGGCTAGACTGCCAATGAAAGTAGGCCAAACACTCGGCATTGTAGGCGGTATCGTAATCGGACAAGCATCTGTACAGGCCGGACTAACAAGTAATATTTTGTTAATCATTGTCGCCTTATCTGCATTAGCTTCCTTTATCACACCGATTTATAAGATGGGGAACGCAGTTCGCTTACTACGATTCCCATTCCTTTTATTTGCAGAATTAAGTGGACTATTAGGAATTTCACTAGGTTTTATCTTTTTATTTACTCATCTATTCAGGCTTTCTTCTTTACAGAAACCATTTGCGCTCCTTTATCCAGCAAGGAAGCAATCACTAAAAGACTCTTGGATTCGCTTTCCGTTATCTATGATTGATACAAGGAATATTCAAGCAAGACCGCAACACGTAAAAAAATCAGCAAAAGGAATTTCAATAAAACATACATCTGATTTTGATGAATAAGAAACGAGGTGCACATATGAGTAAAGTCAAAACAAAATATCAAATATCCCCTATCTTTGTTTTCTTCTTAATTCATAGTGCACAATTTGGAGCTGGGGTTCTCGGGTTTGCACGCATTATTGCTAAAGCTGCAGGCTATGATGCTTGGATTGGCGTTCTTATCACAGGAATCATCATTCATATTCTCGTTTGGATGATGTATTACTTATTAAAAAGTACAGAGGGCAACCTAATAGATCTTCATCAGCAAACTTTTGGAAAATGGATTGGTAATGGCATTAGTATTGTATTCATGTTGTATTTTTTCATTGCAAGTATATCCGTTGTTCGAACGTATGTTGAGATTGTTCAAGTATGGATGTTTCCTACCGGCTCCACTTGGATGTTCACATTCTTTTTATGTTTATTAAGTTACTACATTATCTCCTCGGGATTCCGCATCATCACTGGTATCTGTGTCGTTTCAATTAGTGGGACACTAGGTTATATTTTTCTAAGTCTATTTATGCTTAAATACGCACATTGGGAAAATTTACTTCCTGTTTTCACGCATTCTTTTGGACATATTTTAAAAGCATCTCAATTGTCAATTTATACTATGACAGGTTTTGAAGTTTTTCTTATGATATACCCATTTGTGAAGAATCCTGAGAAATCTCATAAATTTGCACAATATGGTGTATTGTTCTCTAACATTTTATATTTATTTAGCACGATCTTGGCATTCGCTTTTTTTAGCGAAAAACAGTTATCTAAAGTAATTTGGTCTCAGCTTTCCATGACACAAGTTATTAAATTACCCTTTATCGAACGACTAGAATACATTGCCATCTCCGGCTATGCACTTGTAATTCTTACAAGTTTCATTCTTCCATTATGGGCTGCTACAAGAGGAACGCATGAAATCTTTCATGTAAAGCAAAAATACATTTTACTTTCTTTCATGTTCATTACCATTATTGTGTCACAACTTTTAACAAACAGGCATGATATCAATGACTTTATTAGTTATACTTCCAAAATTAGTCTTTGGCTTATATATGTTTACATCCCAATCTTATTTCTTATCGTGTGGGTGAAAAGAAAATGGAAAAAATCAAGAGAAAACTAACTCTTCTTTCATGTATTTGTTTGTTCACCATAACAGGTTGTTTGCAAAAAAATATTGTTGATGATGTTCAGTTAATTCAAGGAGTTGTTTTTGATACAGCAAAAAATAATAAAATAAAGGTGACATCGGTTTGTCCGGTTCAGCGAAAAGGAAATAAAGTACAGGTCTATGAAGGAATAGGAAATGCCGTTAAACAAGTAAAAGCTGATAATTCTTTGGAATCTTCTCAACCATTTGCAAGCGGACAAATGCGCGTTGCTTTATTCACAACAAGAATTGCCAAAAAAGGATTGTCGACCTCCTTTGATACACTGACTCGCGATGTCAGCATCGGAAACTCATTGTATGTTGGATTATTAGAAGGAACTGGGCTTGAGCTGTTAAAAGGAAAATATACAACTTCATCTAATGTGGCTATCTATATAAAAAAAATGTTAGAGCATAACATGCAAACAGGTCCCTTACCAACTGATAATTTATATTTAGGTGCATTTCGATATTATCGTCAAGGCCAAGATTCTTATATGCCTATCCTAAAAAAGAGTAAGGACAAGATCAAAATCACTGGCATTGGACTTTTAAAAAAGGATAAGTATGTTGGAAAAATTGATCAACAAGATATGTTCGTATTTAAAGGGTTATTGGAAAAACATCGGTTAGATTCACACGAATTTAAAAGTAATAATGGATATGTAATGATCAATAATATACGCTCCAAGCCAACGTATACTGTAAATATAAAAGGTGGAAAGCCTTCCTTTTTAATTAAAGTAAAAATAGATGCACGCATTCTAGAACTTTCGAAACAAGTAAACCTAGAAAATAAAAAGAACACAAAAAAAATATCACGAGAAGTTGAAAAACGCTTAAATACTAAAGCCGCAAAACTCATCAAAAAATTTAAATCGCTAAATGTTGATCCCCTTGGGCTAGGAGCTAAATTTAGACAACGCTATAGACCATTTAAATTAGCAGAATGGAAAAAAATGTACAAAGACGTACCTATCACAGTAAAGTATGAGGTTGATATTACAAATTCAGGTGTAATCGAATGATAGGAGATATAGTTTCCTCAAAATGTAAGATAATGATTGAACTCCTCTTTCGGTCATGATACAACGGAGAGAGGAGTTTTTATATTACTTACATAGAGAAAAAGATATTTACGGGGGAGCTTATGTCTAAAAAGTTAGTAAAGCCTATTTTATATGGTATCCTATTTCTCAGCGTCTTTTTATTTGCTCATACATATTTAAAAAATGTTTCATTTGCACGTTATTTACTTGTTGTCGTACCAATGTTACTTGTGGGGATGTTTGGGATTGATCTTGCTTTATCATTTTTAATAAAAAAAGAAGAGTAGGGATAGAGAGAACATCTTATTTTATATAGGATGTTCTTTTTATTAAATAATCTCCTTATGTTACAATGAAACTCGGCACAAAACGAGAAAGGATGAAACAACATGGCTAACGAAAAAGGTTTAGATAAAGGATATGAACTTGTCGCAAAAATGCACGAGGTATTTGGACATCCTGTTACAGATGTACCAACAAAATTAACTGAAGAACGTGCAAAAATTCGCGCAAGCTTTATGCAAGAAGAGCTAGAGGAGTTTTTAGAAGCTAATACTGTAGAAGATCAATACGATGCATTAATTGACCTTATTTATTTCGCATTTGGAACATTTGCAGAAATGGGAGTTCGTCCTGATAAAGGTTTTGAAATTGTAAACAATGCAAATATGGCCAAACTATTCCCTGATGGTAAACCACGCTTCCGTGAAGGCGACGGAAAAATTTTAAAACCAGAAGGCTGGCAAGCACCAGAACCACAACTACGTGCTGAAATTGAGCGCCAACGTCAAGAAGCATTAGCAAAAGCGGGCAAATAAACAGCACGATAGCTTCTATTTTGAGTTCTTATTTTGTCGAGCAATCGATATACTCTAAAAAGCGCCGATATATGATTAAAAGGAGCTATCTTTCTATAGAGATAGCTCCTTTTTGCTTATTTTTTCTTCTTCTCTACCGGTTGGCTTTGTTTAGCGAAATTAGATGAATCATCGAAATTTGGTTGCTTTTTACCAGCATTATTACTTCTGCCTTTTCCCATATGTACACCCCCTCCTACTACTTACTATTCCCAAAATAAAAAATCCCCTTGCTTCCAAGAGAATTTTTTAATATGTTTTTATTTACTTTATTAATGTCCAACATGGCCGGCATGATCTGCCGCTCCTGCAGTTCCCGCTGACCCTGCCGTATTTCCAGCCTCACTATATCATATTTAATGTTGCTAATATTGTTGCTGGCCATGGTGGTGATGAGGACCATGTTGATGTGTTTGGTACAGAACAGCCTGTGGATGAGTTTGATGATGACCGTGGTGATGCTGGCCATGCTGATGTTGGCCATGGTGATGACCGTGATGCGCATGATGACCGTGGTGATGTGTTTGATACAGGACAGCCTGTGGATGAGTTTGATGATGACCATGATGATGTACCTGTTGCTGATGATGGCCGTGGTGGTGCTGGCCATGGTGATGACCATGATGCACATGATGACCGTGATGATGACCGTGATGCGCATGATGACCGTGGTGATGACCGTGATGAACATGGTGGCCATGAATCATTTGTGGAGACGTACCTACTCCTCCTACTAGAATAGGAGAAACACCACCAAATCCTGCTTGTGGACCAACTGGTGCAGGGAAGCCAGTTGGTGCCCCACCTACAAATACTGGAAATGTGGTTGGTGCCCCTACAGGAACTCCGCCCTGTGCCCCGCCTACAAATGTTGGCATTCCTGTTTGCATACCCGCAGATGTAGGAGACCTTCCTGACGCTCCGTCCATCCATGCCTGCATTCCGCCATATCCTTGTTGACCAGCCCCGGTTCCTCCCATTCGCATTTGTGGTGCATAGCCACCTCCCTCGCCCACCATAAAACCGTGCGGTGCGTTATTACCCATCCCTTTCATTTCTTTCACCTCTTCTTCTCAATTTAGCCTACCTTTTTTATCATATTTCATATAGAAAAATAGGTGTTTGTCTATGCGTGAATTCCGCTCTTTTTTCAGTTGTCTCTAAAAAAAGAGCAGCCCTCAAAAGGACTGCTCTTTCGCATTAGTTTGCTACGATATTAACAAGTTTTCCAGGAACTACAATTACTTTACGTACTGTTTTCCCTTC
Coding sequences within it:
- a CDS encoding homoserine O-acetyltransferase is translated as MLYVKKESFHLKEFTFENGIKIPVQLGYETYGKLNQEKSNAILVCHYFSATSHAAGKYMEQDLIPGWWDGLIGPGKAIDTDHYFVICTDNICNVQVKNPYVITTGPKSINPVTGLEYGMSFPVFTFLDVARAQKELVKDMGITKLHAVMGPSAGGMIAQQWAVHYPDMVERMIGVITNPQNPIVTSVNVLQNAIESIQLDPKWKGGNYGEEQPTKGLHLAGKMMFINAFDAHYYETTFPRNSIETADYENFSALTSFEENIDALTLQNIAFVDANSWMYTAKATLLHDIARGFSSLEEAISQIEADVLMIPCKQDLLQPSRYNYKMVEMLQKQGKSAEIYEIESINGHMAGVLDVHLFEKKVDEFLKRRVSVI
- a CDS encoding haloacid dehalogenase yields the protein MANEKGLDKGYELVAKMHEVFGHPVTDVPTKLTEERAKIRASFMQEELEEFLEANTVEDQYDALIDLIYFAFGTFAEMGVRPDKGFEIVNNANMAKLFPDGKPRFREGDGKILKPEGWQAPEPQLRAEIERQRQEALAKAGK
- a CDS encoding spore germination protein; translation: MSKVKTKYQISPIFVFFLIHSAQFGAGVLGFARIIAKAAGYDAWIGVLITGIIIHILVWMMYYLLKSTEGNLIDLHQQTFGKWIGNGISIVFMLYFFIASISVVRTYVEIVQVWMFPTGSTWMFTFFLCLLSYYIISSGFRIITGICVVSISGTLGYIFLSLFMLKYAHWENLLPVFTHSFGHILKASQLSIYTMTGFEVFLMIYPFVKNPEKSHKFAQYGVLFSNILYLFSTILAFAFFSEKQLSKVIWSQLSMTQVIKLPFIERLEYIAISGYALVILTSFILPLWAATRGTHEIFHVKQKYILLSFMFITIIVSQLLTNRHDINDFISYTSKISLWLIYVYIPILFLIVWVKRKWKKSREN
- the narJ gene encoding nitrate reductase molybdenum cofactor assembly chaperone translates to MKQGLQTAFSCASFLLSYPETGWREALPELQETIDTITHEEIHTLLTAFIKQAQEKTNDQLIDSYVYTFDFGKKTNMYLTYMNTGEQRERGIELLELKQHYQKAGFAVTDKELPDYLPLLLEFLANANEEDSEPIMSKYTKDIQALHGQLKEANCMYEPILAAILRAIDVWGVQAN
- a CDS encoding rhodanese-like domain-containing protein; translated protein: MTEVKTITTEEVQERLENGETLFLVDVREDEEVAQGKIPEAVHIKMGDIPNKVDFFDKENEYIFICRSGMRSENVCHYLNEQGFKTVNMVGGMLQYEGEIQ
- a CDS encoding spore germination protein; this translates as MSAFLRKIKIINNRGAVNVGDCCSIESFAVAKIYAGSGGSSVATFLNGKRMPAAVTRRTVFIPPLETSELTLGS
- a CDS encoding spore germination protein; translated protein: MIWKWLRKKKKKSATALNETTPDQQNQTKHQEENKNQGYQTTKQEKAHQQLVQIKKQDKEKQHQTDNQNKQKHVQTTNQDEQKQKNENDKTQTGNQNSIYDFSKPEKEKIHSLQDLLENLKASSDFVSYHTSDDETMPYWISYYRPSLDGEKLQKYLMPALLERTYSTLEELKEHIPMSGITITNDLQKIEDMVLKGHAIVQLHKQDQKCILANITIDNYRAPSIPLNESTVIGPQEGFVEDIDTNINLVRKRLPVLALQTKEVIIGTFSKTKVVIMYLENLAEKDSVDYLEESLRTIEYDQINDSSYIQELMGERSIFPLYINTERTDRVTTALIDGKIAIFVDGSPSVLLTPVSYFDFFVSPEDYNVSWLYATFSRLLRLIAVLFSICAAPLYVAILSYHYELIPSDLLETLILSRAQVPFPPLIEALFLELVIDLLREAGARLPMKVGQTLGIVGGIVIGQASVQAGLTSNILLIIVALSALASFITPIYKMGNAVRLLRFPFLLFAELSGLLGISLGFIFLFTHLFRLSSLQKPFALLYPARKQSLKDSWIRFPLSMIDTRNIQARPQHVKKSAKGISIKHTSDFDE
- a CDS encoding Ger(x)C family spore germination protein, whose translation is MEKIKRKLTLLSCICLFTITGCLQKNIVDDVQLIQGVVFDTAKNNKIKVTSVCPVQRKGNKVQVYEGIGNAVKQVKADNSLESSQPFASGQMRVALFTTRIAKKGLSTSFDTLTRDVSIGNSLYVGLLEGTGLELLKGKYTTSSNVAIYIKKMLEHNMQTGPLPTDNLYLGAFRYYRQGQDSYMPILKKSKDKIKITGIGLLKKDKYVGKIDQQDMFVFKGLLEKHRLDSHEFKSNNGYVMINNIRSKPTYTVNIKGGKPSFLIKVKIDARILELSKQVNLENKKNTKKISREVEKRLNTKAAKLIKKFKSLNVDPLGLGAKFRQRYRPFKLAEWKKMYKDVPITVKYEVDITNSGVIE
- the narI gene encoding respiratory nitrate reductase subunit gamma yields the protein MMDQFLWVLFPYIIFAIFIGGHIFRYNYDQFGWTSKSSELLEKKMLRIGSLLFHFGIMFVIGGHIMGILIPESVYTSFGISEHMYHMVAISFGLPAGIASIVGLVILMYRRFTVKRIIATSTKGDYVALVLLFIVMLAGLSSTFFNIDAKGFDYRTTIGPWFRSLFVFQPKAEYMAEVPIWFKIHIIAAMGLFATWPFTRLVHVFSVPVKYLRRSYVIYRKRQPIESEKAKIQ